From Providencia sp. R33, a single genomic window includes:
- a CDS encoding helix-turn-helix transcriptional regulator, which yields MNTMKTELLNDKLVDIKFITQLTGLTDKWFYKLIKDGEFPKPIKLGRSSRWLKSEVEMWLQARIFESRN from the coding sequence ATGAATACGATGAAAACAGAATTACTCAACGATAAATTAGTTGATATTAAATTTATTACCCAATTGACTGGGCTAACGGATAAATGGTTTTATAAATTAATTAAAGACGGTGAGTTCCCAAAGCCAATAAAGTTAGGTCGTAGTTCTCGCTGGTTAAAGAGCGAAGTTGAAATGTGGTTACAAGCCAGAATTTTCGAGTCTAGAAATTGA
- a CDS encoding YagK/YfjJ domain-containing protein: MSKGTHNPYCQKRIEQAVNKSLCEFKRLSIFRIDLRSPYGRIDYEDDHKVITRFLDSLKLRIKTDVKNKSLLWKRNLNVNVDYVWVREVGDINCKTYYHVALFLNKDVYYSTGHYHEANNLARLIINAWNSALELVNDPPEGLVRFSGYYHIEKEKAYYHYAYKNALNALNYFAKNDTKTYHDGYRCFGYSQ; the protein is encoded by the coding sequence ATGTCGAAGGGGACTCATAATCCTTATTGCCAAAAAAGAATTGAACAAGCTGTTAATAAATCACTCTGTGAGTTTAAACGACTATCTATCTTTAGAATTGATTTACGATCCCCTTATGGAAGAATCGACTATGAGGATGACCATAAAGTGATTACTCGATTTTTAGATTCGTTAAAGTTAAGAATAAAAACTGATGTCAAAAATAAAAGTTTATTGTGGAAACGGAATTTAAACGTAAACGTCGATTATGTTTGGGTAAGAGAAGTTGGGGACATTAATTGTAAGACTTACTACCATGTTGCCTTATTCCTAAATAAAGATGTTTATTATAGTACGGGGCATTATCATGAAGCTAATAATTTAGCTAGATTAATTATTAATGCTTGGAATAGTGCATTAGAATTAGTGAATGATCCGCCTGAGGGATTGGTGCGTTTTTCTGGTTACTATCATATAGAAAAAGAAAAGGCGTATTATCATTATGCTTATAAAAATGCGTTGAACGCATTAAATTATTTTGCAAAGAATGATACAAAAACTTATCACGATGGTTATCGTTGTTTTGGGTATAGTCAATAA
- a CDS encoding helix-turn-helix transcriptional regulator — protein sequence MNNMKTSLLDDQLVDIKFITQFTGLTDKWFYKLIKEGEFPKPIKLGRSSRWFKSEVEQWLENKINLSRK from the coding sequence ATGAATAATATGAAAACATCTTTACTGGACGATCAATTAGTCGATATTAAATTTATTACCCAATTTACAGGGCTTACCGATAAATGGTTTTATAAATTAATTAAAGAAGGAGAGTTTCCTAAGCCGATTAAGTTAGGGCGTAGCTCTCGGTGGTTTAAAAGTGAGGTTGAACAGTGGTTGGAAAATAAAATAAATTTATCTCGTAAATAG